One Brevibacterium spongiae DNA segment encodes these proteins:
- a CDS encoding DUF349 domain-containing protein yields MSTPKPTPRPSSLPRPQAAQVVNANHIDHDAEVARAVTHGRADEQGNVFVTTADGERAVGQYPDATPEEALEYFAKKYVELVESAVLLRNRLSAGAPGREIVSAAKSLQETLPEANVVGDLKGLSATLDTLVADAEATESKQAARAQAAKLAAAEDREELVAEAEALAKRDPSKIQWKQSGARLRELFAQWKDMQRSGPRLPRAVDQELWGRFSEARNTFEHKRKEFFAELDKHNAEGKRIKEKIVAEAESLSASTDFRTVSQKYKDLMSQWKAAPRASRKDDDALWARFRAAQDVFFSARDAENAALDEELKGNLVVKEELLKKAQALLPITDPVAAKKELRTIQDEWEEAGKVPRADISRMENGLRDVERALSEAEEAAWQRSNPETKARTSGALSQLDESIVELEKKLEKAKSGGDDKAVAEAQEALDARRAWRDQLAQTAAELD; encoded by the coding sequence ATGTCGACCCCGAAGCCGACCCCCCGCCCGTCGTCCCTGCCCCGCCCGCAGGCTGCGCAGGTGGTCAATGCCAACCACATCGACCATGACGCCGAGGTGGCTCGCGCGGTCACGCACGGTCGCGCGGATGAGCAGGGCAATGTGTTCGTCACCACCGCCGATGGAGAACGCGCCGTCGGCCAGTATCCGGACGCGACGCCCGAGGAGGCGCTGGAGTACTTCGCGAAGAAGTACGTCGAACTCGTCGAAAGCGCGGTCCTGCTGCGCAACCGCCTGTCCGCCGGGGCTCCCGGCCGGGAGATCGTGTCCGCGGCGAAGTCGCTGCAGGAGACTTTGCCCGAGGCCAATGTCGTCGGCGATCTCAAGGGGCTCAGCGCGACTCTCGACACCCTCGTCGCCGATGCCGAGGCCACGGAGTCGAAGCAGGCTGCCCGCGCCCAGGCCGCAAAGCTCGCCGCCGCCGAAGACCGTGAGGAGCTCGTCGCCGAAGCCGAGGCTCTGGCCAAGCGGGATCCGTCGAAGATTCAGTGGAAGCAGTCCGGGGCCAGGCTGCGGGAGCTGTTCGCGCAGTGGAAGGACATGCAGCGCAGCGGTCCGCGTCTGCCGCGTGCGGTCGATCAGGAGCTGTGGGGCAGATTCTCGGAGGCTCGGAACACCTTCGAGCACAAGCGCAAGGAGTTCTTCGCCGAACTCGACAAGCACAATGCCGAGGGCAAGCGGATCAAGGAGAAGATCGTCGCCGAGGCGGAATCCCTGTCCGCATCGACCGATTTCCGCACCGTGTCCCAGAAGTACAAGGACCTCATGAGTCAGTGGAAAGCGGCTCCGCGCGCCTCACGGAAGGACGATGACGCCCTGTGGGCACGGTTCCGTGCCGCCCAGGATGTGTTCTTCTCCGCGCGGGATGCGGAGAACGCCGCCCTCGATGAGGAGTTAAAGGGCAACCTCGTCGTCAAGGAGGAGCTGCTGAAGAAGGCGCAGGCGCTGCTGCCGATCACAGACCCGGTGGCGGCGAAGAAGGAGCTGCGGACCATTCAGGACGAGTGGGAAGAGGCCGGGAAGGTTCCCCGTGCGGATATCTCCCGGATGGAGAACGGCCTGCGTGACGTCGAACGGGCCCTGTCCGAGGCGGAAGAGGCCGCGTGGCAGCGCAGCAACCCGGAGACGAAGGCACGTACCTCGGGGGCATTGAGCCAGCTGGATGAGTCGATCGTCGAACTGGAGAAGAAGCTCGAGAAGGCGAAGTCCGGTGGTGACGACAAGGCCGTCGCTGAGGCGCAGGAGGCCCTCGACGCCCGCCGCGCCTGGCGGGACCAGCTCGCACAGACGGCGGCCGAACTCGATTGA
- a CDS encoding replication-associated recombination protein A, with product MSQEPNLFSDGPDQESPGPGFAGSSDGSRGRALDPLAVRMRPRTLDEVVGQEHLTFPGSPLNQLVEASGGDRAGASSVILWGPPGVGKTTLAHVISHAPGRTFVQLSAITAGVKDVRQVIENARREREMYQRTTVLFLDEIHRFSKAQQDALLPAVENRLVVLVAATTENPSFSVISPLLSRSLLLTLRPLDDEAVGRLLDRAIESERGLAGQFTLTEEAREFIVRIAGADARRSLTVLEAAAGIAAAQADAARADRAQTGEDPGEDAESADGEAGSSEARPILITEESCAEASSETVLRYDRNGDQHYDVVSAFIKSIRGSDVDAALHYLARMIVAGEDPRFIARRVVISAAEDIGMADPQALPIAVAASTAVQNIGMPEGRIPLAEAVTYLALAPKSNASYRALDAAIADVKNGLAGQVPMHLRDAHYPGAKELGHGNGYKYSHDYPHGVAAQEYLPETLRGKQYYTPSTNGMERTMAERLENLRRLLRP from the coding sequence ATGAGCCAAGAACCGAATCTGTTCTCCGACGGCCCGGACCAGGAATCACCTGGTCCGGGCTTCGCCGGTTCCTCCGACGGCTCCCGCGGGCGCGCGCTCGACCCGCTGGCGGTGCGGATGCGTCCGCGCACCCTCGACGAGGTGGTCGGTCAGGAGCACCTGACGTTCCCCGGGTCCCCGCTCAACCAGCTCGTCGAAGCCAGCGGGGGAGACCGGGCGGGCGCCTCCTCGGTGATCCTGTGGGGACCTCCCGGAGTCGGGAAGACGACCCTGGCCCATGTCATCTCCCATGCGCCGGGACGCACTTTCGTCCAACTCTCCGCGATCACCGCCGGTGTCAAAGACGTGCGGCAGGTCATCGAGAACGCCCGCCGCGAGCGGGAGATGTATCAGCGCACCACAGTGCTCTTCCTCGATGAGATCCACCGCTTCTCCAAGGCCCAGCAGGATGCACTGCTGCCCGCGGTCGAGAACCGCCTCGTCGTGCTCGTTGCCGCAACGACGGAGAACCCGTCGTTCTCCGTCATCTCGCCTCTGCTCTCCCGGTCCCTCCTGCTCACCCTGCGCCCGCTCGACGATGAAGCCGTCGGGCGGCTGCTCGACCGGGCGATCGAATCGGAGAGGGGACTGGCCGGGCAGTTCACCCTCACCGAGGAGGCGCGGGAATTCATCGTCCGCATCGCCGGCGCCGACGCCCGCCGGTCGCTGACAGTGCTCGAAGCCGCCGCCGGCATCGCCGCAGCCCAGGCCGATGCGGCCCGGGCCGATCGTGCGCAGACTGGCGAGGATCCGGGCGAGGACGCAGAGTCCGCTGACGGCGAAGCCGGGAGCAGCGAAGCCCGCCCGATCCTCATCACCGAGGAGAGCTGTGCGGAAGCCAGCAGCGAAACCGTTCTGCGCTACGACCGGAACGGCGACCAGCACTACGATGTGGTCTCCGCATTCATCAAATCCATCCGCGGCTCCGACGTCGACGCCGCACTGCACTATCTGGCGCGAATGATCGTCGCCGGTGAGGACCCGCGCTTCATCGCCCGCCGCGTCGTGATCTCGGCGGCCGAGGACATCGGCATGGCCGACCCGCAGGCGCTGCCGATCGCTGTGGCCGCCTCCACCGCGGTGCAGAACATCGGCATGCCCGAGGGGCGAATCCCACTCGCCGAGGCGGTCACCTACCTCGCCCTGGCACCGAAGTCGAACGCGAGCTACCGGGCCTTGGACGCCGCGATCGCCGATGTGAAGAACGGGCTCGCCGGACAGGTGCCCATGCATCTGCGCGATGCCCACTACCCAGGTGCCAAGGAACTCGGCCACGGGAACGGCTACAAATACTCCCACGACTACCCGCACGGAGTCGCCGCTCAGGAGTACCTGCCCGAGACGCTGCGGGGCAAGCAGTACTACACCCCGAGCACCAACGGCATGGAACGGACCATGGCCGAGAGACTCGAGAACCTGCGGCGTCTGCTCCGGCCCTGA
- the hisS gene encoding histidine--tRNA ligase, translating into MAKSARLSGFPERLPAERVIEKTIIDTLEHTFALHGFSALNHRAVEPISQLAKDGEIDKEIFAVSRLHSEGAERNPLGLHFDLTVPLARYIADNANELSFPFKAARIQPVWRGERPQAGRYREFIQADIDVIADGELPGHFEVEIPLAVADAFSRLAPLGVPGIRIVVNDRRLLEGFARGIGLTNIQAVLRCLDKYDKIGPDEVAKLLAAEAGANEEQQQLCLRLAAIESDSPDFADDVRALGVEHPLLDDGLESLTTLLRAAAERAPGVVVAQLKIARGLDYYTGAVYETQLIGHEELGSVSSGGRYDSLVAVGKRNYPGVGMSIGVSRLMAFILGEESDVRATRGTPSAAVIAVTDEAKRGEADAVAAQLRSRDIPCEVSPSAAKFGKQIRYAERRDIPFVWFTDGESGHEVKDIRSGEQTPTDPAAWTPDADDLWPRVYRA; encoded by the coding sequence ATGGCGAAGTCAGCCCGTCTGTCCGGATTCCCGGAACGACTTCCGGCCGAACGCGTGATCGAGAAGACCATCATCGACACCCTCGAACACACCTTCGCCCTGCACGGGTTCTCCGCCCTCAACCACCGCGCCGTCGAACCGATCAGCCAGCTGGCCAAGGACGGGGAGATCGACAAGGAGATCTTCGCCGTCTCACGACTGCACTCCGAAGGCGCCGAACGCAATCCGCTCGGCCTCCACTTCGACCTCACGGTGCCGCTGGCCCGGTACATCGCAGACAACGCGAACGAACTGAGCTTCCCGTTCAAGGCCGCCCGCATCCAGCCTGTCTGGCGTGGAGAACGCCCACAGGCAGGCCGCTACCGCGAATTCATCCAAGCCGACATCGACGTCATCGCCGATGGTGAGCTGCCCGGACACTTCGAGGTCGAGATCCCACTGGCCGTCGCCGACGCCTTCTCCCGACTCGCCCCTCTGGGTGTGCCGGGGATCAGGATCGTCGTCAACGACCGCAGGCTGCTCGAAGGCTTCGCCCGCGGCATCGGACTGACGAACATCCAAGCGGTGCTGCGCTGCCTGGACAAGTACGACAAGATCGGCCCCGACGAGGTCGCGAAGCTGCTCGCCGCCGAAGCCGGCGCGAATGAGGAACAGCAGCAGCTGTGCCTGCGACTGGCCGCCATCGAGTCGGACTCCCCGGACTTCGCCGACGACGTCCGTGCCCTCGGCGTCGAACACCCGCTGCTCGACGACGGCCTCGAATCCCTGACGACCCTGCTGCGGGCCGCAGCGGAACGGGCCCCCGGCGTCGTCGTCGCGCAGCTGAAGATCGCCCGCGGACTCGACTACTACACGGGAGCGGTTTACGAAACACAGCTCATCGGCCACGAAGAGCTCGGCTCCGTGTCCTCCGGCGGCCGCTACGACTCACTCGTGGCGGTGGGGAAGAGGAACTACCCAGGCGTGGGAATGTCCATCGGCGTCTCCCGTCTCATGGCGTTCATCCTTGGCGAAGAATCGGATGTGCGCGCCACCCGCGGCACCCCCTCGGCGGCCGTCATCGCAGTCACCGATGAGGCCAAACGCGGTGAGGCCGATGCCGTGGCCGCCCAGCTCCGGTCCAGGGACATCCCCTGCGAAGTCTCACCGAGTGCCGCGAAGTTCGGCAAACAGATCCGGTACGCCGAACGCCGCGATATCCCCTTCGTCTGGTTCACCGACGGTGAGTCAGGCCACGAGGTCAAAGACATCCGCTCAGGGGAGCAGACCCCGACCGACCCCGCCGCCTGGACACCTGACGCCGATGACCTGTGGCCACGCGTGTACAGGGCGTGA
- a CDS encoding cation:proton antiporter family protein — protein MADIVITIAAALALGLIAHELRIPPLVGFLAAGFLLHLFGFTAFAGLQEISDLGVVLLLFTIGLKFDLRSLLQPEAHGTAALHMVTVILLGAGTIGLAAVIGIVTVGGGVGTLALLGFALSFSSTVLVVKVLEDRSDDGSYYGQIAIAILVLQDLAAVAFITIAGEEPPSPWAFALVLVIPAVWVLRQLLDRVGRGELLVLFGVVMALGPGYVAFESVGIHGDLGALVLGLLFSTHPRAVEMSKSLFSVKELFLVGFFVVIGLQAVPTWSDLLMALLLCAILLPFNFVSFFLMGRVFGLRNRTSVRTSLALSNFSEFALIVVAVGIDNGLFDDNWLTITALAVALGMIGSSLANAYSLQIVAKLDAILPDENEARLRANDRPLDTGDADVVVLGMGRIGRGAYERFVDRGGSRVIGIDNDLTVTEALRADGFTVLEGDATDHEFWHRLVVGGSAHTVVLAMALHDSNTFALEQLRIAGFPGTIAAVVQRPDQADHFARVGVHAVINIYSGSGAAVADAALDCRDGTAG, from the coding sequence ATGGCAGACATCGTCATCACCATCGCCGCCGCGCTGGCACTCGGCCTCATCGCCCACGAACTGCGCATCCCGCCTCTCGTGGGGTTCCTCGCCGCCGGATTCCTCCTCCACCTCTTCGGCTTCACCGCGTTCGCCGGACTCCAGGAGATCTCCGACCTCGGAGTCGTCCTGCTGCTGTTCACCATCGGCCTGAAATTCGACCTGCGGTCCCTGCTCCAACCCGAAGCACACGGCACGGCGGCCCTGCACATGGTCACGGTGATCCTCCTCGGCGCGGGAACGATCGGCCTCGCCGCCGTCATCGGAATCGTCACCGTCGGCGGGGGAGTGGGGACGCTTGCTCTGCTGGGGTTCGCGCTGTCGTTCTCCTCCACGGTGCTCGTCGTCAAAGTGCTCGAGGACCGGTCCGATGACGGTTCCTACTACGGTCAGATCGCCATCGCCATCCTCGTCCTCCAGGACCTCGCAGCGGTCGCCTTCATCACGATCGCCGGTGAAGAGCCGCCGAGCCCCTGGGCCTTCGCACTCGTCCTGGTCATCCCTGCGGTGTGGGTGCTGCGACAGCTCCTCGACCGAGTCGGTCGAGGGGAGCTGCTCGTGCTCTTCGGCGTGGTCATGGCCCTGGGGCCCGGCTATGTCGCCTTCGAATCCGTGGGCATCCACGGTGACCTCGGTGCCCTCGTGCTCGGGCTGCTCTTCTCCACTCATCCACGTGCGGTCGAGATGTCGAAGTCGCTGTTCAGCGTCAAAGAGCTCTTCCTCGTCGGATTCTTCGTCGTCATCGGACTCCAGGCGGTGCCGACATGGTCGGATCTGCTCATGGCCCTCCTGCTGTGTGCGATCCTGCTGCCCTTCAACTTCGTCAGCTTCTTCCTCATGGGCCGCGTCTTCGGGCTGCGCAACCGCACGAGTGTGCGCACGAGCCTCGCGCTGAGCAACTTCTCCGAGTTCGCGCTCATCGTCGTCGCCGTCGGCATCGACAACGGTCTGTTCGACGACAACTGGCTGACCATCACCGCCCTTGCCGTGGCCCTGGGCATGATCGGATCGTCACTGGCCAATGCCTACAGTCTCCAGATCGTGGCAAAGCTCGATGCGATCCTGCCCGATGAGAACGAAGCCAGACTGCGCGCGAACGACCGCCCGCTGGACACCGGGGATGCCGACGTCGTCGTCCTCGGCATGGGACGCATCGGCCGCGGCGCCTACGAGAGGTTCGTCGACCGCGGCGGCAGCCGTGTCATCGGCATCGACAACGATCTCACCGTCACCGAAGCCCTGCGCGCAGATGGGTTCACGGTGCTCGAAGGCGACGCGACCGACCACGAATTCTGGCACCGCCTCGTCGTCGGCGGCAGCGCGCACACCGTCGTTCTGGCCATGGCGCTGCACGATTCGAACACCTTCGCCCTCGAACAGCTGCGGATCGCGGGCTTCCCCGGCACCATCGCCGCAGTCGTCCAGCGCCCCGACCAAGCCGACCATTTCGCTCGAGTCGGCGTCCACGCGGTCATCAACATCTACAGCGGGTCCGGAGCGGCAGTCGCAGATGCCGCCCTCGACTGCCGCGACGGCACGGCCGGATAA
- a CDS encoding MBL fold metallo-hydrolase — protein sequence MDVFSTRAEFLDVNCYAVRAEGRSDCILIDSGHDCAPGLERLLAEEGLHPQAIFLSHGHPDHILGLTNVLARWNVPVHLGENDRYRLESPATTLSPQFAAMLAPLVADWKAPEVIEVGDAQQFEFAGLTITAMAAPGHTEGSMLLRVSDGDEEIIFTGDVVFAGAIGRVDLPGGDAQAMAESLRAFATLPDVPIYPGHGPASTVGHELASNPFF from the coding sequence ATGGATGTGTTCTCAACCCGTGCCGAATTCCTCGACGTCAACTGCTATGCCGTGCGCGCCGAAGGCCGCAGCGACTGCATCCTCATCGACTCCGGGCACGACTGTGCGCCCGGGCTCGAACGTCTCCTGGCCGAAGAGGGACTGCATCCGCAGGCGATCTTCCTCAGCCACGGACACCCGGACCATATCCTGGGCCTGACGAACGTTCTCGCCCGCTGGAACGTGCCCGTCCACTTGGGCGAGAACGACCGCTACCGTCTGGAATCACCGGCCACGACGCTCAGCCCACAGTTCGCCGCGATGCTCGCCCCGCTCGTCGCCGACTGGAAGGCACCGGAGGTCATCGAGGTGGGCGATGCTCAGCAGTTCGAATTCGCAGGGCTGACGATCACAGCGATGGCCGCACCCGGACATACGGAAGGATCGATGCTGCTGCGCGTGTCCGACGGAGACGAGGAGATCATCTTCACCGGAGACGTCGTCTTCGCCGGGGCCATCGGCCGCGTCGACCTGCCCGGGGGAGACGCGCAGGCAATGGCCGAATCGCTCAGGGCCTTCGCGACGCTTCCCGATGTGCCGATCTATCCTGGACATGGCCCGGCCTCGACCGTCGGACACGAACTGGCGTCGAACCCGTTCTTCTGA
- the aspS gene encoding aspartate--tRNA ligase has protein sequence MLRSHEAGSLRAANAGETVTLTGWVDRRRDHGGVAFIDLRDASGIVQVVVREDDAHQLRNETVVKATGTVSVRPEGNTNANLPTGEIEIIDTTVEVLSEAAALPFQVSDHAEDSGAVGEETRLRYRYLDLRRSGPAKTIRLRSDVNKAARSVLDAHSFVEVETPTLTKSTPEGARDFLVPARLKPGSWYALPQSPQLFKQLLQVAGMERYYQIARCYRDEDFRADRQPEFTQLDIEASFVEQEDIIALAEEILTALWKLIGYEITTPIPHITYHEAMERYGSDKPDLRFGLELHNLTEFFADTPFRVFQSPYVGSVVYPGGGSLPRRQLDGWQDWAKQRGAKGLAYVLIGEDGTLSGPVAKNISDEEKAGLAEAAGAQPGDAIFFAAGDTSMRALLGAARNEIAERTGLIKDGDWAFVWVVDAPLFESAAEAQAAGDVAVGGGQWTAVHHAFTAPKPEFLDTLESDPGAALAYAYDIVCNGNEIGGGSIRIHRKDVQERVFKIMGISEEEAQEKFGFLLEAFKFGAPPHGGIAFGWDRIVSLLAGVDSIREVIAFPKSGGGFDPLTQAPAPITDAQRAEAGVDFEPEDDDAEA, from the coding sequence GTGCTGCGAAGCCACGAAGCCGGAAGCCTGCGAGCCGCAAACGCAGGAGAAACCGTCACCCTCACCGGGTGGGTCGATCGTCGTCGCGATCACGGAGGTGTCGCCTTCATCGATCTGCGTGACGCTTCGGGCATCGTGCAGGTCGTCGTCCGCGAAGACGATGCCCACCAGCTGCGCAACGAAACCGTCGTCAAGGCCACCGGCACCGTCTCGGTCCGCCCCGAGGGCAATACGAACGCGAACCTGCCCACCGGCGAGATCGAGATCATCGACACCACCGTCGAGGTGCTCTCCGAGGCGGCGGCCCTGCCGTTCCAGGTCTCCGATCACGCCGAGGACTCCGGTGCCGTCGGTGAGGAGACGCGTCTGCGCTACCGCTACCTCGACCTGCGCCGGTCGGGGCCCGCGAAGACCATCCGCCTGCGCTCCGACGTCAACAAGGCCGCCCGGTCGGTGCTCGACGCCCACAGCTTCGTCGAGGTCGAGACCCCGACCCTGACGAAGTCGACCCCGGAGGGCGCCCGAGACTTCCTCGTCCCGGCCCGCCTCAAGCCAGGCTCCTGGTACGCCCTGCCGCAGTCGCCGCAGCTGTTCAAGCAGCTGCTGCAGGTCGCAGGCATGGAGCGCTACTACCAGATCGCCCGCTGCTACCGTGACGAGGACTTCCGTGCCGACCGGCAGCCCGAGTTCACCCAGCTCGACATCGAAGCCTCCTTCGTCGAGCAGGAGGACATCATCGCTCTGGCCGAAGAGATCCTCACGGCTCTGTGGAAGCTCATCGGCTACGAGATCACCACCCCGATCCCGCACATCACCTACCACGAGGCGATGGAGCGCTACGGTTCGGACAAGCCGGACCTGCGCTTCGGCCTCGAACTGCACAATCTCACCGAATTCTTCGCCGACACCCCGTTCCGCGTCTTCCAGTCGCCCTACGTCGGCTCCGTCGTCTACCCCGGCGGCGGATCCCTGCCGCGCCGGCAGCTCGACGGCTGGCAGGACTGGGCCAAACAGCGCGGCGCGAAGGGCCTGGCCTATGTGCTCATCGGCGAAGACGGAACCCTGTCCGGCCCCGTGGCCAAGAACATCTCCGACGAGGAGAAGGCAGGCCTCGCCGAGGCGGCCGGTGCACAGCCGGGCGATGCGATCTTCTTCGCCGCCGGAGACACGAGCATGCGCGCCCTCCTGGGTGCCGCGCGCAACGAGATCGCCGAGCGCACCGGACTGATCAAGGACGGCGACTGGGCATTCGTCTGGGTCGTCGACGCGCCCCTGTTCGAGTCTGCCGCCGAAGCGCAGGCCGCCGGAGACGTCGCCGTCGGCGGCGGGCAGTGGACGGCAGTGCACCACGCGTTCACCGCCCCGAAGCCGGAGTTCCTCGACACTCTCGAATCCGATCCGGGTGCCGCCCTGGCCTACGCCTACGACATCGTGTGCAACGGCAACGAGATCGGCGGCGGATCCATCCGCATCCACCGCAAGGACGTGCAGGAGCGGGTCTTCAAGATCATGGGCATCTCGGAAGAGGAAGCCCAGGAGAAGTTCGGCTTCCTCCTCGAAGCCTTCAAGTTCGGTGCGCCCCCGCACGGCGGCATCGCCTTCGGCTGGGACCGCATCGTGTCCCTGCTGGCCGGAGTCGACTCGATCCGTGAGGTCATCGCATTCCCGAAGTCCGGCGGCGGCTTCGATCCGCTCACGCAGGCACCGGCACCGATCACCGACGCCCAGCGCGCCGAGGCCGGAGTCGACTTCGAGCCGGAAGACGACGACGCCGAGGCCTGA
- the rpsD gene encoding 30S ribosomal protein S4, translating to MKGNTVPAPARNRRMTRLSRALGIALTPKAEKYFERRPYPPGEHGRARRRNDSDYSVRLKEKQRLRAQYGIREAQMLKTYKEANRLPGLTGETMVELLESRLDALVLRSGFARTMAQARQFVVHRHITVDGQRVDRPSFRVKEGQTIQVHERSASMDPFQVAAAGGHKDVLPAVPGYLNVNLEGLQATLLRTPKREEVPITCDVQLVVEFYSR from the coding sequence ATGAAAGGTAATACAGTGCCAGCACCAGCACGTAATCGCCGGATGACGCGCCTCTCGCGCGCCCTCGGCATTGCTCTGACACCCAAGGCCGAGAAGTACTTCGAGCGTCGCCCGTACCCTCCAGGCGAGCACGGTCGCGCCCGTCGTCGCAACGACAGCGACTACTCGGTCCGCCTCAAGGAGAAGCAGCGTCTGCGCGCGCAGTACGGCATCCGTGAGGCCCAGATGCTCAAGACCTACAAGGAAGCCAACCGCCTCCCCGGCCTGACCGGTGAGACCATGGTCGAGCTCCTCGAATCGCGTCTCGACGCCCTCGTCCTGCGTTCGGGCTTCGCCCGCACCATGGCACAGGCCCGTCAGTTCGTCGTCCACCGTCACATCACGGTCGACGGACAGCGCGTGGATCGTCCCTCCTTCCGCGTGAAGGAAGGCCAGACCATCCAGGTGCACGAGCGTTCGGCATCGATGGATCCGTTCCAGGTCGCCGCCGCCGGTGGTCACAAGGACGTTCTGCCCGCAGTTCCCGGCTACCTCAACGTCAACCTCGAGGGCCTGCAGGCGACTCTGCTGCGCACCCCGAAGCGCGAAGAGGTTCCGATCACCTGTGACGTTCAGCTCGTCGTCGAGTTCTACTCGCGCTGA